From Rhododendron vialii isolate Sample 1 chromosome 7a, ASM3025357v1:
CTGTTCAATAGAGTTTGTTGTTGAATTCAAGTAAAATCGTTTCCAGAATTTGTCAAAGTCTTAGGTAGAAAAATTGTAACCAACCAAATTGAAAGACTTCCGAAAAATCCTTTTGTATACCATAACTATTGTGCGAGAGAGATAATTATCTGGAGTAGTGAAAGACGTTGGTACTAATCATTTTATATAAGAATCATAAATCATAAATGCCCTTTGGTAAAAATGTGCCCTTTTGGAAAGACTGCCTTGTTTggataatatttaaaaaaaattgagtttgatttttggataatgagtaaagagagaaaataaggtaatgattagagatgagggtaatgagtagagagagaaatatgaataatgattgaagagaaaagagaaaaataaaattaatgattgaaaataagaataatgagtaTTTCTtaagttgagaatttttttcaaaatctcatCCAAACAAGATAGTACATCTCTTCAAAACAACACATACTTTGAAAGTGCCTTGACACTCTTTCATTAGTATCACACCCCTGGAACAATTggttccattttttattttttattttgaaaatgaattgGTTCCATTCACGTCGATTAATTTATTCGAAAGACACACCCCTTGAAGAGTTAGTCCATTTAATTACTCATTCATTTGAAATGCACCTATTTGTTCTATTAAATTTGGACTGTTGATCAGGCGCTCCAAAACCAACAGTTTAACACCGTTGATTTTTCATTTAATGAACCGAAACTGTGCGGTGTGTATAATCAAACATGAAACAAAATGTCTCAAACACCTAATTACTTTCGTTACCTGAAGAACACAAAATTGGCCGAGGCAAGTCGGCCGACAATTAGACTGTtagtgattttattttaatttttttgagttttcatGCTTTGTTAGTATTTACATGATTTTTGGGCTTCATCAAGTGTTGAATCCATCGTCTCTcactaggcctgtcaatgggccggatccgatccggatccggattcgataagacacaatccgatccggatccgataagactcaaatccgatagtgagaatccggatccgaatccgaaaaatccggatccgatccgaaaatccgaatccgatccggaaactttttttacttcaaaaattttagccaaaaaaaaatatttttttcaaaaaaatacaattttttttttcaaaaaaaaattattttcagaaaaaaaaattaaaaaataaaaaataaaaaataaaaataaaaatacaacttcttaaacattttttttttcaaaataaaaattttactatttttttaaaaaaaattaaaatttttaaaaaaaataaagttcggattcggattgataacggatttaatccgatccgacccggatccgtattgaattaccggatccggattatcggattatcggatcgatgttatcggattcggatccggatccggatcagatttttcggatcggatccggatcgaatccggtccattgacaggcctatcTCTCACCTAAtaaacagtaatgctacacacacagtaTTTgagcacagattttgtgcacaaatttgttgtggggcccactacgggttccacacaaataatccaagccgttcattaaatgtaaaatattttttcaaggtcttccgcgaaaaatcagttcaatccgatacctataagtgcttgatttaatcatctaacttttcattatcctgaaattcgaatgaaaagttaaatgattgaatcgagaatctgtaagtatcggattgagttgattttttgccgaaacccttgaaaaaatgttttacatttaatgaacggctcggattatttgtgtgaaacccGTAATGaaccccacaacaaatctgtgcacaaattctGTGCACAAATactgtgtgtagcattactgcctaataaattattattatttatttcttttagagTTTTTGCGTACAGGCATCGCATGTGCCCACATACCAGACATTTACCTGTCTTATATTCCAGACATTTACATATCGGTCTTGCTATTTTTAGTCCATTGAACTAACGATAAACATattagaagacaaaaaaaatatgtattccTGTGTATTTTATACACCTTTTAATACACATCCACACACTTACTATTGTTAGCCCATttggctgattttaaaattttccattacCTATTTATACATATGTGTACTTTTCAGTGACAATATTTATGTCTTGTCACAAAATGTATTTTCAATCATTCTACCACTATACTTATTCACACATTCATATTCACAATAAGGATGGAGTCCGTATACACTATACACCCAGTGTGTGGGCCTTACTTTTTCTATGAGAATGGATGTGTAAATGGGTGTAGTGTTAGAATTTtccatatatttttgtagtgACAACTTTACTACAGCAACTGAAACTCTCAAAGTAtgacaaatacgaaaaaaatttaaataacaacaaaaaataagtcagaGTGACTTATTTAACCGAACGGGGCTAAcgtcccgttccagaaaccttcttaaaaaataagcagtttatttcacattttcaaactaaaaaataatataaatgaaaaaaaatttaaattttttttgcatcatataaaagttttcatcgagatctttctaacaagattcatattgcatatttttaaatttcaataaaatcataaaaattgctttttaaaaaattaaagattttttttcgtTTGCGGCACGGCTCTAAGATTCTTCGGTACTATTGCCACCGAAAGTATGATTTTACTGACAACTCTGCATTGCCACTCACAAACATATTTTTGTCGAGTCCTTCTAACACCACATCCATTCACATACCcaatcacacacccacactcacaataaGGGTGGAGCCTGCACATACTACACAttcagtgtgtgtgggccccacaattattgtgagtgtgggtgtgtgagtgggtgtggtgttagaattattgatttttgtcaccaatcttctttttcttttactagtTGACAAAAATGGGAGGGGCCAAGTCTTCTCTATCGGGAGGAGAAGAGCGGCAAGTTCCCCCTCGATCAAAAGGGCAGCGCCGTGCTCTCCCTCACAAGCACGGTCCACTCTGGTGATCGAAAACGTTAACTTCATAAAGCTTGTCGAGTTGAATTGATTTGTCAAATCAGCTTGATCGCATATTGTTAAATACCTTATCAAAACACATATAACGTGGCAATAATGAGTTTCAATGGATCTTATCTAGTATTTTGgattcattcttttcaagataaaattATTTCGATCAGacatttaatgatatccaatcgaACTGATTTTTGATATACTTATTTTACTCaatgagctctacaaaatgaacgtttTTTATCTTCACAAAAAGACCGGAGGGAACAGCACTCGCTGGGGGACAGCAACGGTGCTGCCCTTTTGAGGGGCAACACCAACCCAGATCCCTTTCTTTATCTCTAAAAATAAGGAATTGAAATGTCATTATTACTTTTCTAAGGCCACTGTTTGAATGCACATAAAGTAGGGGAAGAGGACAAAAAATGTGGATGCGTGGAGACCAAGGCAATTGAATGCAGTATCAATTACTTTAATACGGAGTACTAGAAATTGAGAGGTCTCATTTCTCTGGATTGGAGGTGGTATTGTGCAGTGGTGTACGAAGTACCGTGTTAGACACCTTTGAACCGTCAGATCGTGTATCCGAAGGTTTAaatctcatcttggcaatgaaCGTCTCTCGATTGTTAGTTGTCGATATGAGATTCGAGCTGTCAGATGTACAATCCGACGGTTCGAAGGTACGCAGTACAGTATCATTCACCTCACTGCACAGTACCAACTCGAAGTCCCATTTCTCTTGGGCACCCTAGGGTCATTTTGTCTGTTACAATAACGCCATTTTGAGTAACTATTTGACGATTTTTTTTGGCATgattccatttttttccttttaattctTATTAGATTTTGGTCGAAATTTTACATTATACTATTGTTTTTCTCAAtgaaaaaatgaatcaaaataatataaaaatatagttcaggcttaaaaaaaattaaaaagacgacgaaaaaaacattaaaagactgatttttttgaaaaagactttTCTACGATAAATTGCAGACTCATTACGCGTGTGTTGAACACTAGTAATTATAACGTGGTTGTTCCAATTGAACTAGTAATTCCTTCACTCGGTCTCGAAGCGCTCCGATGTCCAAATTTTCAAAGCATTAATCACAACCCAACCCGTGATGGAATTACCTTATGTACTCTGAAAATCATTCCGTTGGATTAAAAAGAGGAGTGTGAGTCTGTGTGACAGTCAAGAGACCGGCAAACATTTTGTTTGAGTTAAGATTTCcaatattataaaaaaacaaaataaacaagaatTTAGGTTTCCAATCATCATCAAAgactgatttttttgaaaaagactttTCTACGATAAATTGCATACTCATTACGTGTGTGTTGAACACTAGTAATTATAACGCGGTGGTTCCAATTGAACTAGTAATTCTTGCACTTGGTCTTGAAGCGCTTCGATGTCCAAATTTTCAAAGCATTAATCACAATCCAACCCATGGTGGAATTACCTTCTGTGCTCTGAAAATCAGGAGCCGTTCCACTTTCTGGAAAAAATAACTTTTggaaaaataaggtaatttcaaggtcaaaaatcatgtgtttacgcaaataatttttctacaaatatagatcttatttgatagatttcattgagattttttaaatagtacaaaaaaaattgattttttttattttcgttttatttgtgtttgaaattaccttcttttttaaaaacaagattTTGGAAGAAAGCAGAACAGGGCATTCCATTGGATTAAGAAGAGGAGTGTGACAGTCAAGAGACCGGCAAACATTTTGTTTGAGTTAAGATTTCCAAtatcataaaaaacaaaaaaaaaaaaatcaagaattcaGGTTTCCAATCATCATAAGGGTTTTAAAGTCTTTTTCTTTTAGATAGAAGTTCATTGAAATTAAGCCTCTTAGAGAATCCACATTGTAACAAGTAAATGAGTTtggataatcaaacttaacaataatgttcaaaaaaaccccacatcgtaataagtaaagttacaagttttttagtaaataatcaaatttcactcattccataaccaaatttaacaacttttatcaataaccaaaactcaataaccatacttaataaccaaactcaaaactcaataactaaaaaacaccccacattggaatcgtctcatcgagacgaataatttgatATGGTTGGGTGCGTAATTGAAATTCGTTTGTGattggacaaatatgcattttgtATTGTGGGGgattttttggttagggatgcaaaaataaccaatgtggaggtagagattgttaagtttgattatgaactaaatgaataatcaaatgctgacgtgacacattttaattattagatttgattattaccattgcgaaTGCTCTTAATCTACGCATATATCCTCTCCAGGTAAGGGAAATCATACATCTACCCTCTTCACGGAAgtgaaatgatttttgcaccCCTTTTATTCAAatccattttatttattttttctattcaCTTGTCATTACGAAACTACACGTACTTCccaattaaagtttttttttatttttattttatctctTCCTACTTGTAACTTCTTTTTATGAACACATAATCTTGTAACTTCATGTGCATCTATTTATtctaataaaatataaaaagagaTGGCAACAATTTCGTGTCACCTCTTTTTTGTCACAATCAGGGGCGTGCTGTCTTGTTGAGTGGGGCCAGGTCCGGTCTCATTCTGattgatcggaaacgttcattttgtagaactcaACGGTTAAAATAAATGTGCAAAAAATATGTTTGATCGAATATAATTAAGTATCTGATCGGAGCATATATAACTTGGAAGTAATAGGTTTCAGTAGTTATGATCTAGCGTTTCGGATTCATGCTTTTCAAGTGAAGATGTTTCGATAAGGCATTTCATGACCCCGATCGAGCTAATTCCTTGCACATTTGTTTTACTTGAtgaattctacaaaatgaacattttcGATCAATCACAATGAGACTGGAGCGGGCCCCACTCAGTAGGACAGCATGGTGCTGTCCCCTTGACTGACAGCACGCCCCCTGTCTCTCTTTTTGTCATTGGGTCAACTTTTCATCTTCCTAAATTGACCCATAAATTGAACAAATTGAGaattgtttgttgttttctcaaGTCTGAGGAGAGAATGGTAAAATCATCTTCGTCTAAACCATTACTGACCCCACGTTCAAAAAGTATAACTGCCTCTCCAAATACTACGACTACTGGATGGGGTTGCACACAGATTTCCTCGCAATcttatcatctctctctctctctcgctccgtctccctctcggctctctctctctctctctctctctctctctgcaaaacTCTCTTGTAAACCCAATAATTTTCTTACATTCTGTCGCCAAAACTCGAAATACAAAAACCCTAGGGAGAGAATTCAAACCGACATTGTCTCTCTTTGGGATTCCGCTGTAATTAGGGTTTACCGTTTACGTAACAGTTTCCGCTAGTGTTTAATGTGTATGCACACATAACGTCATATATTTAGACGTGTATTCTTCCTTTGCATGTCTGTATCGTTTGTAAGGAGAAGACGGAGATGGCTATACCAGATAGGATATCAGAGAAACTCAAACTCATTGATTCGAAGAAAAACAGCCTACGGAATGTAATTCTGATGCTGGCAATGGAATGGAAGGATCTCGACGAGCAATTGGACTCGACCGAGAAGTGCGTGCAAGGAACCCTCGACGAACTCCGTATCAGCGAGAACAACTTGGAGTCGGTTCGAGAAAGCAACAAAGAGCTTCAGGTAGTAGCCTTTGGCCTTTTTGACCgagtttttggttgttttgtcTTAGGCTATatttggaaagaaaggaaaggaaaagaaaagaaagaaaaatttaaaaaatttcccgCTATTGTTCattggaagagaaagaggaaagaaaaattaacaattttaagttctgtaaatagtaaattttttcactcattttttcactcatttttttctaatttttctctcattttgttttcttttcctttctcccatttttcttgAGTTCCAAACAGATTTAAACTAGACTGGTTATATTGTTTGGTTTGATCGTTCGTATTGAtgagatgaatctaaaaagtatggAAGTGTGGACAAAAGTTGAGAAAAAGTTCGCTAATGGCGGAAAAAGTTGGAGAAAGACGAAAAAGACAGTCTCTTGGGTAAATAAGtttgaaaaagatgaaaaaaaacatgaagtgtaaaattttttgaaagagaTGAAAAAAAGCATTCTCTGTCTCTAGTGTGGGGTGGTGTTTGATCTGGAGCTCTCCAAATGGATCTCAGACTCGGGATCTGGAACTGAGTTCCTCGTCCTGACCTAGATCTGCAAGACCGGGTACCGCAGTTGGCCGGTGACGACCTTCTGATGGCTTAGTAAGTCTTTGCTTTAGGAGAGGAAGTACGGAGGTTTTGGTTATGGTTAGTATGGACGGGGAAACTCTACTTTGTGTAGAGTGACCTGACTTAACCTCCAAATATGTTCGTGCTAGGCGCGTGCCCTATCCGCTTGGTATGATGTCGTGCATGACGGACCGAGCGTATTGGTTATGCTCACATGCCTGAACTGAACCTCCGTTCAACACGTGGATCGTCTTGCTCTGATCTGGATCGGTTGATACGTGACCTGGCTCGGTATGGCCCGACTTGGATTGGGCGCTTGGGCTGCACATAACGGAGTACACCTGTGCGTCGGCCCGACTTGTGAGGTTCGTCTCAAACGCTCAACCTGTTGAGGCTGTTGATCTGCTAGGCCCATTCAGGCTTCCTGGTCCGGCCCACTACATCTAGTGcctttgaacttttttcaattttggtctatattatatactttcttgattttcctcGTCGAGACGATGTGATataaaaattatgacgaaaagctaaaaaaatgtAACTAAAAAGTTAATAGTAGTGCCTGATGGTCTTTAACAAATAGTCCAAACTCAACCTCAGTCAATTCGGGAATCCATCGAGTCACGTGCAGAAGAACTGGAAATGAGAGAGAAGGAATTCCTTTCTTTCCAACAGACGCAGATTGAAGAACTGAAGTTGAAACAGGAGCAATTGGACACAATGCGTAGGTTGGCCGATGTACAAATTAAAGAGGCTGAGCTTAGAGAGGAAAGGCTCAATGAGCAATACGAGTCGTTGGAGGGGCTTTTGGAGAAGCTTAAGTCGGAGAAGGAACAATTGGAGCATATCCAGAGGTCTATAGGCCAAAGATTCGAAGAAATCATATTGAAAGAGACGTACTTTGAAGGTCGTGCTAGAGAACTTGATTCCATCCAGAATTGGATAGAGAGGCGTGCCAAAGAGCTTGACACGAAAGAAGAACAGGTTGATGACCGCATTAACGAACTGAAGTTGGAAGAGGAGTTGATTCGGAAATTGAATGAAGAACGTTGCAAGGAACTCGaattaaaagagagagatatttaTTCTGCTCAGAAGTTGAATGAAGAACTGTCTAAGGAACTTGAGTCCAAAGAGAAGCAACTGGAGGCAACTCAAAAATACATCAATGAGTCCTTTAAAGAGTTTCATTTGAAAAGCAAGCAACTCAAGTTGGACAAAAAATTGTTCGAGGAGCGCAGTAAGGAACTTGAATCAAAAGAGAAACAACTTGAGGAACAGTGTAAAGAAGTTGAGTTGGGACAGAAGCAATTTGTCAATACTAGTGTGCATTCCTGTGTAAAGGCGGAGCAAGTGGAAGATATGATGCCAGTTGACAAGGCAGAAATTCAATTTGTTGTCACAATGGACGGAAGGAGTTTGCAATTGTTCCTAAATGAACGGTCACTTGATGACGAGTCAATGCCGAGTGAAGTTTATAGAGCGCTTCGATTGTCATTGGATCCTGCAAAGCTAGTACTGGATGCAATGGAAGGGTTTTACCCTCCTCATCTCAAGAAGGGGGATGTGGGGTTTGAAGAGGACGTAGTTAGGAGGAGTTGCATAGTTTTGCTAGAGCAGTTAATGAAGATCTCTCCTCTGATTAAACCTTGTGTGAAAGAAGAAGCATTGAAGCTTGCTAAAGAGTGGAAGGCAAAAATAAGAGCGGTGCCCGCTAACTACTTGGAGGTGTTGGGCTTCTTGCAGCTCTTAGCTTCCTACAAGTTGGCTTCTGGTTTTGATGCTGATGAGCTTTTAAAGCTTTTTGCTGTTGTGGTGGAGCATAATCAAGCACCTGATTTGTGTCGGGTCCTTGGTTTCACAGAGAGGGTTCCTGGTGAGTTGATTCTTTGTGTGGTATGAACCATATGTCAAAAGTCATTTTCTGATTATATAGCTCGAAATGTGTCATTTAGCTGAGTAAGCCTGATGCAGACTAGCACTGCAATTTTGGTCGTTCCTAATAGTTTGTCCATGTTTTGTCGAATTGGGACTTTAACTGATCATAGAAATACTGTCATATAATGAGTTTTCGTTTTTCAAACCCAACTTTTACAGGAGACTTGATTCTTGCTTTTAATCTACACCAAAGTAATGCATACTAGTGAATTGTGGTTTGATATGGGGCGCAACTAGTATGGCATGCTTAAATTCAACCATGCCAGTTTATGCcttttaagtttattttctaatCTATCATTCCAACAAACTTACCGTTTCGCTTAATGAGTACTAATTATTCATATCCTTTCTTCCATATCTCCGATGGGTTTGTTTTGTGCTTCATCTATTTGTATCTTCTTGTCCAATTTGGTCAGTTTTATGAAGCATTGACAACCTAGGAGGTTGCTGCATCTGTGTCAGGCATGCCGGAGACATGCCAAAACACCGATGCGACATGCTGGGGACACGCCTGAGACGTGGGGGAAAATGGATGACACACATGGGGACACGGCGGGTTGACTTTTgtgaatttttagttttttttcggGGTACATATTTATAAGTATTATTATGTAAAAgacatgtatatgtatataggCATACACCATCAGTCGATCTAGGGTTACAACGTAGGTATGAATTACAAATAGAAACAATATTGGCATGTTCTGGGTGTGTCCACAACCCCATTTTTTGAGAACTGCCGTTTCCTGTGTCCTTGCTATAGAGGTTATGGTTATATTTGAGAAATTTGGTATATTGTCTTTTAGCCCGCCTCTGAAATAGCTTGATGAAAACCTACAATATCTTGCTTGTGTGAcagatctcattgaaatttttGTCAAGCAGAAGCAAGAACTTGTGGCTGTTAGACTTAGTTTTGGTTTTGGGCTTTGTGATAAGTTCCCACCTGTACCCCTCTTGAGAAGGTACTTGAATCGCGCCAAGATGGTTTCCCAGAAACAAAGCAATATGGGAAAAGAGTCAAGAGAAGCACAAGTACGTGCTTCTTGTTTTTCGATGGAAATATCATTTAAATTCACTCTAGAAGCCGCCATGTGAACTTCTAATCTAAATTCTCTTTGCAGGATAGGGTAATAGATGAAAGAGTAGCTTCTATCAGAGCTGTTATCAAATGCATTGTCGATCACAACCTTGAATCCCAGTTCAATTGCAAAGGCCTTGAACAAGGTATTGAACAGCTTTTAGTACGGAAGGAAAGTAACAAGCGGATTAGAGCGCGTCTCATCAAGGCTCGAGCACCTGTATACAATGCTAATAAAGTTACGTCATCCACCAGTGCCCCTT
This genomic window contains:
- the LOC131332269 gene encoding FRIGIDA-like protein 5; the protein is MAIPDRISEKLKLIDSKKNSLRNVILMLAMEWKDLDEQLDSTEKCVQGTLDELRISENNLESVRESNKELQSIRESIESRAEELEMREKEFLSFQQTQIEELKLKQEQLDTMRRLADVQIKEAELREERLNEQYESLEGLLEKLKSEKEQLEHIQRSIGQRFEEIILKETYFEGRARELDSIQNWIERRAKELDTKEEQVDDRINELKLEEELIRKLNEERCKELELKERDIYSAQKLNEELSKELESKEKQLEATQKYINESFKEFHLKSKQLKLDKKLFEERSKELESKEKQLEEQCKEVELGQKQFVNTSVHSCVKAEQVEDMMPVDKAEIQFVVTMDGRSLQLFLNERSLDDESMPSEVYRALRLSLDPAKLVLDAMEGFYPPHLKKGDVGFEEDVVRRSCIVLLEQLMKISPLIKPCVKEEALKLAKEWKAKIRAVPANYLEVLGFLQLLASYKLASGFDADELLKLFAVVVEHNQAPDLCRVLGFTERVPDLIEIFVKQKQELVAVRLSFGFGLCDKFPPVPLLRRYLNRAKMVSQKQSNMGKESREAQDRVIDERVASIRAVIKCIVDHNLESQFNCKGLEQGIEQLLVRKESNKRIRARLIKARAPVYNANKVTSSTSAPLHPKATASKLDPTTHTMACILANMDGKNLQLFLNEHLEEHEWIHKEIYDVLKTSSDSGKLVLDAIQGFYPPHSKKGGIDIEASVIRRSCIFLLEILMRLSERIKPQVKAAAMKLAVDWKTKAEVDEKNSLAVLGFLLLVGTYGLAATFDTDELRDLFQTVAENRLAPQLSQALGFSEKVPGNNILHFQRTIDESASASLQLNSVVPSSSLGPSHSMWDEVPACIQFASDPAKLVLDSMLGCYHSNFKANAIKAFNLLLSRLLRVPLEIKTPVKEEAMKFASDWKDNAELHHPSEVWCFLLFLATYKGASCFPTNELLDLLEIVYNQRQATDLFGALGLADEASNFIRRLIHRELYMDAIKYICGFSLVDEFPPTPLLERYLSREKEAAKNIRKEGSKGGNFLQAQDKAIRKEVVALNTVINCIELHRLESQYSPENLKTRIEELLRRQRSVAPAPAAKGQLREEVDKRSAMQSLALVAQPQEQNGRKRIAPGLDHDSNTPPQQRSAKKICRDHVSMAHPIESPQQPYQHPPGGFAAETAPYRNTHYAHYSLGASSPVPAMRMSPIRSEYGSGTPSRGFPPFGLVGSKYGSVPNFNAKPYTVAGTPHYSLS